From the genome of Ornithobacterium rhinotracheale, one region includes:
- a CDS encoding Maf family nucleotide pyrophosphatase, whose amino-acid sequence MLLLRDKLKDFELILGSQSPRREELLRGLYLEFKTQPLHADESYSAELKAENITEFLCRVKANAFQFSHEKQILITADTIVWLEDLSLEKPKNRGEAIDMLKALSGKTHEVISSVGITSTEKQIVFSDKTKVQFSTLNDEEIEFYVDTFHPFDKAGAYGVQEWIGYVGVEKLEGSYFTVMGLPVHRLYQTLKNF is encoded by the coding sequence ATGCTACTACTACGAGATAAATTAAAGGATTTTGAGCTGATTTTAGGCTCTCAATCGCCACGCAGGGAAGAATTATTGCGAGGCTTGTATTTAGAGTTTAAAACGCAACCCTTACACGCCGACGAGTCTTATTCTGCCGAACTAAAGGCTGAAAACATCACCGAATTTCTATGCCGTGTAAAAGCCAATGCATTTCAATTTAGCCACGAAAAACAAATTTTAATCACTGCCGATACCATTGTTTGGCTCGAAGATCTTTCACTAGAAAAACCTAAAAATAGGGGAGAGGCGATTGACATGCTCAAGGCACTCAGTGGCAAAACACACGAAGTCATCAGCTCGGTAGGAATCACCTCAACCGAGAAACAAATCGTGTTTTCAGACAAGACCAAGGTGCAATTTTCTACTTTAAATGATGAAGAAATTGAATTTTATGTCGATACCTTTCATCCGTTTGACAAAGCGGGTGCCTATGGCGTGCAAGAGTGGATAGGCTATGTGGGCGTGGAAAAATTAGAAGGTAGCTACTTCACCGTAATGGGCTTGCCCGTGCACCGATTGTACCAAACTTTGAAAAATTTTTAA
- a CDS encoding lysophospholipid acyltransferase family protein, giving the protein MSLVSVKDIAQVSGLQKFGFVGKPIAFVLHRLLNFKRLNSIYQANKDFKSPEFETHLLRDLAITYEVQDEELARIPKEGPFVIVSNHPLGGLDGIIMLKILSEIRPDFKIIANFLLQKIEPLAPRIFPVNPFETRRDIKNSLLGMKAALKHLHDGHPLGVFPAGEVSYKNDRGEIVDKPWQKPIMKLIKKAGVPIIPMYFNAKNSKRFYSLKKLHPDLQTALLPHELLKTRLKPIQLRIGKPISLKQQEEFETIEKFTHFLTKKTYVLASSYEPKKNITQTIKDSIPTRPKTVKNIIKETPSEDLIEEVKKLRATEALLFSNSRYECYFCDFKSIPKLMREIGRLREITFRQVGEGTNKETDIDRFDRHYNHLILWDTQENKIAGAYRMGLGNEIYKNYGIKGFYISELFHFDPEIQPFFRKAIEMGRAFVVPEYQQKPMPLFLLWRGIIHVALRNPEHKFILGGVSISNQFSQFSKALMIEFMQSHFYDPYVAQYVRPRRAFKPKIKDQDKDFIFDEAKADLNKFDKLIEELEPNALRLPVLIKKYIKQNAKVIAFNVDPKFNDAIDGLMYIRISELPESTIKPVLEELQAEIEEKEKTT; this is encoded by the coding sequence ATGAGTTTAGTTTCTGTAAAAGATATAGCACAAGTTTCTGGACTACAAAAATTTGGTTTTGTAGGAAAGCCCATTGCCTTTGTGTTGCATAGATTGCTAAACTTTAAAAGATTAAACAGCATTTATCAAGCAAATAAAGATTTTAAAAGCCCAGAATTTGAAACCCACCTACTGCGAGATTTAGCCATTACCTACGAGGTGCAAGACGAGGAATTGGCACGAATCCCGAAGGAAGGCCCCTTTGTAATAGTCTCCAATCACCCACTGGGTGGATTAGATGGCATCATAATGCTCAAAATCCTTTCGGAAATTCGTCCAGATTTTAAAATCATAGCCAATTTTCTTTTACAAAAAATTGAACCCCTAGCCCCTCGCATCTTCCCCGTCAATCCATTTGAGACACGCAGGGATATTAAAAACAGCCTTTTAGGAATGAAGGCCGCCCTAAAACACCTGCACGATGGGCACCCACTTGGCGTATTCCCCGCGGGCGAAGTCTCGTATAAAAACGACCGCGGCGAAATCGTGGATAAACCATGGCAAAAGCCCATTATGAAGCTCATTAAAAAAGCAGGCGTGCCTATAATCCCTATGTACTTTAATGCCAAAAATAGTAAGCGTTTTTATAGCTTAAAAAAATTACATCCGGATTTGCAAACAGCACTCCTCCCCCACGAATTGCTTAAAACAAGATTAAAGCCAATTCAGCTGAGAATAGGGAAACCCATTAGCCTAAAACAGCAAGAGGAATTCGAAACCATAGAGAAATTTACCCATTTCTTGACCAAGAAAACCTATGTCCTCGCCTCCTCCTACGAGCCAAAGAAAAATATTACACAAACAATAAAGGATTCAATCCCTACAAGGCCAAAAACTGTAAAAAATATTATTAAAGAAACACCTAGCGAAGATTTAATAGAAGAAGTAAAAAAACTGAGAGCTACTGAAGCACTACTTTTTAGCAATAGTCGCTATGAATGCTATTTTTGTGATTTCAAGAGTATTCCAAAACTCATGAGAGAGATTGGGCGTTTGCGTGAAATTACCTTTAGACAAGTAGGAGAAGGTACTAATAAAGAAACCGATATAGATCGATTTGATAGGCATTACAATCATTTGATTCTGTGGGATACGCAAGAAAATAAAATTGCGGGTGCTTATCGTATGGGATTAGGAAACGAGATTTATAAAAATTACGGAATCAAAGGTTTTTACATCAGCGAATTGTTCCATTTTGATCCTGAGATTCAGCCATTCTTTAGAAAGGCAATAGAAATGGGGCGTGCCTTTGTGGTACCAGAATACCAGCAAAAGCCCATGCCACTGTTCTTGCTCTGGCGCGGAATTATTCATGTAGCATTGCGCAACCCTGAACATAAATTTATCTTGGGTGGCGTGAGCATCAGCAATCAATTTTCTCAGTTTTCAAAAGCACTGATGATTGAGTTTATGCAATCGCATTTTTACGATCCATATGTGGCACAATATGTGCGACCAAGAAGAGCGTTTAAGCCCAAAATCAAAGACCAAGACAAGGATTTTATCTTTGATGAAGCCAAGGCAGATTTAAACAAATTTGACAAGCTTATCGAAGAACTCGAGCCAAATGCATTACGCTTGCCCGTTTTGATTAAAAAATATATTAAGCAAAATGCCAAAGTCATCGCCTTTAATGTGGATCCTAAATTCAACGATGCGATAGACGGCTTGATGTACATCCGAATTTCTGAATTGCCAGAAAGCACCATTAAACCTGTTTTGGAAGAGTTGCAAGCCGAGATAGAAGAAAAAGAAAAAACGACTTAA
- a CDS encoding aspartate kinase, with protein sequence MKIYKFGGASVKDATNVQNVEKVLKATGYQNCFLVVSAMGKTTNALEDVVSAYRNKEDYLSLLNEIERFHINIAKELIPEIHPVFEQIIKLIAEVKTFLSLNKSPKYDFVYDQVISLGELLSTKIISAYLNFKGIENQWIDAREYIKTNNFYREGKVDWEKTEKNFKGLDEDKLYITQGFIGSDENNFTTTLGREGSDYTGAIIAYCLNADSLSIWKDVKGVLNADPRVFSNTQILKEISYEEAIELAYYGASVIHPKTLQPLQSKNIPLYVKCFEDPSLPGSVIKQGKRLDPLVPCYIVKKNQITLSISSKSFSFIDEEIIKDVYEKLSDNKIKVNLIQISAITLLLCIEDKFHNLEQLIEDLDQKYKVSMVTDCTLYTIRHAQKDSENIIPNHDKAIVRQSAINTLQLVVKEEK encoded by the coding sequence ATGAAAATTTATAAATTTGGTGGGGCTTCTGTAAAAGATGCGACCAATGTACAAAATGTAGAAAAAGTTTTAAAAGCCACAGGCTACCAGAATTGTTTTTTGGTCGTTTCGGCAATGGGAAAAACAACCAATGCCCTGGAGGATGTCGTGAGTGCATATAGAAATAAGGAAGATTATCTTTCATTATTAAACGAAATTGAGCGTTTTCACATCAATATTGCCAAGGAATTGATTCCTGAGATTCATCCCGTTTTTGAGCAAATTATAAAGCTTATTGCCGAGGTGAAAACTTTTTTAAGCTTAAATAAATCGCCAAAATACGATTTTGTGTACGATCAAGTCATCAGCCTTGGGGAATTACTTTCAACCAAAATCATCAGTGCTTATTTAAATTTTAAAGGCATAGAAAACCAATGGATCGATGCCCGAGAATATATTAAAACTAATAATTTCTACCGCGAGGGAAAAGTAGATTGGGAAAAAACGGAAAAAAACTTCAAAGGATTAGACGAAGATAAATTATACATTACGCAAGGTTTCATAGGCTCAGACGAGAATAACTTCACCACGACCCTAGGGCGTGAAGGTTCCGATTACACAGGAGCTATCATTGCCTATTGCTTAAATGCCGATAGTTTAAGCATTTGGAAAGATGTAAAAGGGGTATTAAATGCCGATCCGCGTGTTTTCAGCAACACACAAATTTTGAAAGAAATCTCTTATGAAGAGGCAATTGAGCTTGCGTATTATGGAGCTTCTGTTATTCACCCAAAGACATTGCAACCATTGCAAAGTAAAAACATTCCGTTGTATGTAAAATGTTTTGAAGATCCGAGTTTACCAGGTTCGGTGATTAAGCAAGGAAAGCGTCTTGATCCACTTGTGCCGTGCTATATCGTGAAGAAAAATCAGATTACATTAAGTATTTCGAGCAAAAGTTTCTCTTTCATCGACGAGGAAATCATCAAAGATGTGTACGAGAAACTTTCGGATAATAAAATTAAAGTAAACTTAATTCAAATTTCAGCAATTACTTTACTACTTTGTATAGAGGATAAATTCCATAATTTGGAACAATTAATCGAGGATTTAGATCAAAAATATAAAGTTTCTATGGTTACAGATTGCACACTTTATACCATAAGACACGCACAAAAAGACAGCGAAAACATAATTCCAAACCACGATAAAGCCATCGTGAGACAATCTGCAATCAATACTTTGCAATTAGTGGTAAAAGAAGAAAAATGA
- a CDS encoding gamma carbonic anhydrase family protein, with amino-acid sequence MTLIKELNGIQPKMGKNVFLAETATLIGDVQMGDDCSIWFNAVLRGDVNFIKLGNKVNIQDNAVVHCTYQKYPTTIGNNVSVGHSAIVHGCTIQDNVLIGMGAIVMDDCLIESHAIIAAGAVLTPHTHVKAGELWAGVPARKIKEVSEDLKTNEIERIANNYVKYSSWYK; translated from the coding sequence ATGACTTTAATAAAAGAATTAAATGGCATTCAGCCCAAAATGGGTAAAAATGTATTTTTAGCCGAAACAGCTACGCTAATCGGCGATGTACAAATGGGCGATGATTGCAGTATTTGGTTTAATGCCGTGTTGCGTGGCGATGTCAATTTTATAAAACTTGGCAACAAAGTAAATATTCAAGACAATGCTGTGGTGCATTGTACCTACCAGAAGTATCCCACCACGATTGGTAATAATGTTTCGGTAGGGCACAGTGCTATTGTGCATGGGTGCACCATTCAGGACAATGTTTTGATAGGCATGGGTGCCATTGTGATGGATGATTGCTTGATTGAATCTCACGCAATTATCGCGGCAGGTGCCGTGCTCACGCCACATACGCATGTTAAGGCGGGCGAATTGTGGGCAGGCGTGCCTGCGCGTAAAATCAAAGAAGTTTCAGAGGATTTAAAAACTAATGAAATTGAGCGTATTGCCAATAATTATGTGAAATATAGCTCGTGGTATAAATAG
- a CDS encoding NifU family protein codes for MRVYIEQTPQKNIMKFVCDKILTSGSYEYTTEDTILNSPMAKQLFLFPFVRRVFITANFVAIQKMEDIDWENIAQELKELINEHLENSTIIIEKAKKVPYTLYAEMTPNPNVMKFVANQEITPQIVEVKSREEATQVPVAVELYENFDFVKEVFLQENFLSVTADHKVDWQIKALEIREFLLNYLQSGKTIVKSDYTAPKNEWEEHLEQKVYSGTEKEIQRVLDQYIQPAVANDGGNIALISFDESTKTAKMLLQGACSGCPSSTITLKNGIEAMLKEMLPNVVEHVEAING; via the coding sequence ATGAGAGTATATATAGAACAAACCCCACAAAAAAATATCATGAAGTTTGTTTGCGACAAAATTCTGACTTCTGGTAGCTATGAATACACAACAGAAGATACTATTTTGAACTCGCCTATGGCAAAACAACTTTTTCTTTTTCCTTTTGTGAGAAGGGTATTTATCACCGCTAATTTTGTGGCGATTCAAAAAATGGAAGATATCGATTGGGAAAATATCGCACAGGAATTAAAAGAATTAATCAACGAGCATCTTGAAAATTCTACCATTATTATAGAAAAAGCTAAAAAAGTTCCCTACACGCTTTATGCTGAAATGACGCCAAACCCTAATGTAATGAAGTTTGTAGCTAATCAAGAAATTACACCGCAAATCGTGGAGGTGAAGAGTAGGGAAGAGGCTACTCAAGTGCCTGTTGCAGTGGAATTGTATGAAAATTTTGATTTTGTGAAAGAAGTCTTTTTACAAGAGAATTTTCTTTCGGTTACGGCAGATCATAAAGTAGATTGGCAAATTAAGGCTTTAGAAATCCGTGAATTTTTGTTGAATTATCTACAAAGTGGCAAAACCATCGTAAAAAGCGATTATACAGCACCTAAAAACGAATGGGAAGAACATTTGGAACAAAAGGTATATTCTGGTACAGAAAAAGAAATTCAGCGCGTTTTAGACCAATATATTCAGCCTGCAGTGGCAAATGATGGAGGAAACATTGCTCTTATTTCTTTTGATGAATCGACCAAAACTGCCAAAATGCTTTTGCAAGGGGCTTGTAGCGGCTGCCCAAGTTCTACAATTACGCTCAAAAACGGAATTGAGGCGATGCTTAAAGAAATGCTACCAAATGTAGTGGAACATGTAGAGGCGATTAATGGATAA